In Brassica napus cultivar Da-Ae chromosome C2, Da-Ae, whole genome shotgun sequence, the sequence CCCCGAGCAGCAGCAAAAGCTCAGGTCCTCGCCGATTTCGTTATTGAGCTAGCATCCGAACATCTAGACCAGGAAACAGAGGTTCCGAAATGGAGCCTATACGTGGACGGAGCCTCGTCAAGGCAAGGCTCCGGTGTCGGTTTAAGACTAACCTCCTCAGCCGGAGAAACCATCGAACAATCCTATAGACTTGGATTTAACGCTTCCAACAACGAGGCCGAGTACGAAGCACTAATCGCTGGATTAAAGCTCGCCCTGAGCCTCGGAATTCGGGAGCTAAACGCCTACAGCGACTCGCAGCTGGTAGCTAGCCAGTTTCACGGGGAATACGAAACAAGGGACGAAAGAATGGGGGCATACCTCGAGGTCGTCCTAAACCTCACAAAGCAGTTTGACAAGTTCGAGCTAACGAGGATCCCACGAGGGGAGAACTCCTCAGCAGACGCGCTCGCCGCATTAGCTTCCACATCCGACCCTCTCGTAAAACGAATTATACCCGTGGAAGGAATCGAGAAGCCAAGTATCGACATAGCTACCAAGGCTGAGATGGATAGCAAAccaaaggaaaaaatagaggatAACAGCCTCCCGACGGTAGCTACCCAAGTTTTCACGACATTCTGGTTCCCGAAAACTAGAACACGCAGCTTTAGAAAGCACACCTCCAGGAAAGCAACCCAGAACCCGGAAAACAACGACAAAAGTGAAGGTACTCACCGAAGTTCAGACTCCCTAGAGCCTAACTCTACGAGTACCTCCGGGGGCACCATCCAGACCTCGGAGCCACTTGTCTATAAAGTCCAAACAAGAAGCCGCACCGCTCTTAAAAACGCATCTAGGAACGCTACACAAACCACAGGGGATAACGAGGAAATTGGAGATATTCCTCAGAACCCAGAACCTACTCCAACGAATATCTCCGGGGGCACCACGGCACCAGGTCCCGAACAGGAATCTCCCTCCtctcttcacaacaaagttgtaGGGAGAGAAGACTGGAGAATACCGATCATGGATTACATCCTAGAGGGAAAAATTCCACCCAACAAGTGGGAGGCTCGAAAACTCAAAGCTTTAGCAGCAAGATACTGTATAATCGAGTCAGCCCTCCACAAACGAAGTGTCTCCGGACCTTACCTAAAATGCGTTCACGGCCTAGTAGCTATGAAACTCATGAAGGAAATGCACGACGGTTCCTGTGGAAACCATTCCGGAGGCAGAGCCTTAGCCATCCGAATAAAAAGACAAGGCTACTTCTGGCCTACCATTATCGCAGATTGTGAGGTCTACTCCTCATCGTGCgacaaatgccaaaggcatgcaccGATCATACACCAACCAGCGGAAAAGCTGTCTAACATATCAGCTCCCTACCCATTCATGAGGTGGTCTATGGACATTATAGGTCCATTAGTACCTTCAGGGAAAGGAAAGAAGTTACTAAACCTCCTGGTCCTAACCGACTACTTCACGAAATGGATTGAAGCTGAAGCTTTCCAACAAATAAACAGATTCGAGGTCGAAGGATTTGTTTGGAAAAACATCGTATGCAGGCATGGCGTCccatacgaaatcgtaaccgacaaTGGAGGACAGTTCATATCCCACGACTTCAAAAGTTTCTGCGATAAATGGAACATCCGCCTCACCTTCTCATCACCTCGGCGACCTCAAGGGAACGGACAGGCGGAGGCTGCCAACAAATCAGTTTTAGCAAACCTCAAGAAACGCCTAGGAGCCCAAAAGGAGCTTTGGTCGGAAAAACTACCCGAAGTACTATGGGCCTGCCGAACCACCCCACGAAAAGCTACAGAGGAAACTCCCTTCTCCTTAGCTTACGGGATGGAAGCTGTCGTCCCAGCAGAAACCACCGCAGGTAGCCTCAGACGGGAGCTCTGCACCTCAAATCCCGCAGCTAATAACCAGCTCCTGATGGATAGCCTCGACTTGATCGAGGAAAGACGAGACCAAGCCTTGCTTCGCATTCAAAATTATCAGCAAGCAATGGCACGACACTACAATTCCAAAGTAAGGCCCCGACAGTTCGCCGTAGGGGACCTAGTGCTTAGGAAAGTGTTCGAAGGAACAAAGGAACCGGGAGCTGGAAAGTTAGGaaccaactgggaaggaccctaccgAATTATCCACATAGTACGACCCGGAGTTTACAAACTCCAGAAGGTACGAACCGGGGTACCTGAAATCCGATCGTGGAATGCCACGAACCTCAAAAGATACTATCATTAGGTACCTAAAACCCCTgaactacgtttggcttgatcccttgactgggtacgtaggcaactccGTCATGAGTGCAGCCCCAACCTCTTCTCACCAACCTCCTCACCTAAGCCAAAGGGGCAGGTGTTACCAAGAACACTTAGCCTAAAAATAGTTACTGTGTAAATAATCTGAATCATGTATTCTCTGATATCTGATATTAATAAAACGATTGATTCAGTTTCATAAACATCAAAGGTCTTAAAACCCTCCAAGAAAATTTAGGTCCCCCTAAATCGGGACCTAAGCTCAACAATCTCGAATACATTCAGGTCCCTAAAAACCTGAAcctaaggtcttaaaatccttaatacACCCAAAGGTCTTAAATCCTTAATACACccaaaggtcttaaaatccttaacataaaccaaggtcttaaaatccttaacaatcagGTCCTAAATCCTTAACATAAactaaggtcttaaaatccttaacaatcagcaaggtcctaaaatccttaacataaactaaggtctcaaaatccttaacaatcaaCAAGGTCCTAAAATCCTTGACAACTGTTAAGGCCGcaaaatccttaacaatcaaCCAGGTCCTAAAAtcataatcaaaaccaaaaggtcttgaaacccttatcaaaatcgaaaggtcttaaaatcctaaaGAATCAGGAAAATCCTGAAATTCCTCAATTTCATCCGTTAAACTTCAAAGGCCTCGAAGTCCTTCGAATTAACTCAGGTCCCTATGAATCTAAATCCAGGTTCCTACGAACCTGAACAACCAGGTCCCAGAACCTTTCGAATCGGACTCAGGTCCCCGAGCTAAAATCAAGAACTTCTCTTTAAGGTTATCACGACCGAATATCCA encodes:
- the LOC125581299 gene encoding uncharacterized protein LOC125581299 gives rise to the protein MQRNIRGPPKNLTEKVSIDDSNPEKQVSIGSELPLETKKELVEFLKQNIKTFAWTTSDMKGIDANVTTHKLNVDPTFKPIKQKRRKLGLEKAQAVNDEVDRLTKAGSIREVQYPDWLANPVVVKKKNGKWRICVDFTDLNKACPKDSFPLPHIDRLVEATAGHQLLSFMDAFSGYNQIMMDPEDQEKTAFITERGTYCYKVMPFGLKNAGATYQRLVNKMFAGQLGKTMEVYIDDMLVKSSKGEDHISHLRECFEILNKYDMKLNPAKCTFGVPSGEFLGYLVTERGIEANPKQIATFLEMPSPKTTREVQRLTGRIAALNRFISRSTDKCLPFYKLLKNNKKFLWDEKCEEAFKQLKAYLSEPPILSKPVVGEPLYLYLAVSAAAVSGVLVREEQNEQRPVYYTSKSLIDAETRYPTMEKLALAVVTAARKLRPYFQSHSIIVMTSQPLRTILHSPSQSGRLAKWAIELSEYDIEYRPRAAAKAQVLADFVIELASEHLDQETEVPKWSLYVDGASSRQGSGVGLRLTSSAGETIEQSYRLGFNASNNEAEYEALIAGLKLALSLGIRELNAYSDSQLVASQFHGEYETRDERMGAYLEVVLNLTKQFDKFELTRIPRGENSSADALAALASTSDPLVKRIIPVEGIEKPSIDIATKAEMDSKPKEKIEDNSLPTVATQVFTTFWFPKTRTRSFRKHTSRKATQNPENNDKSEGTHRSSDSLEPNSTSTSGGTIQTSEPLVYKVQTRSRTALKNASRNATQTTGDNEEIGDIPQNPEPTPTNISGGTTAPGPEQESPSSLHNKVVGREDWRIPIMDYILEGKIPPNKWEARKLKALAARYCIIESALHKRSVSGPYLKCVHGLVAMKLMKEMHDGSCGNHSGGRALAIRIKRQGYFWPTIIADCEVYSSSCDKCQRHAPIIHQPAEKLSNISAPYPFMRWSMDIIGPLVPSGKGKKLLNLLVLTDYFTKWIEAEAFQQINRFEVEGFVWKNIVCRHGVPYEIVTDNGGQFISHDFKSFCDKWNIRLTFSSPRRPQGNGQAEAANKSVLANLKKRLGAQKELWSEKLPEVLWACRTTPRKATEETPFSLAYGMEAVVPAETTAGSLRRELCTSNPAANNQLLMDSLDLIEERRDQALLRIQNYQQAMARHYNSKVRPRQFAVGDLVLRKVFEGTKEPGAGKLGTNWEGPYRIIHIVRPGVYKLQKVRTGVPEIRSWNATNLKRYYH